A section of the Paracoccaceae bacterium genome encodes:
- a CDS encoding DUF455 family protein, which yields MTTLTQMAVEVLTTADGRAKTALSRAHAQRWQAARGQGQPLALGDAAPPSFPARPDRPELKDPRDVPHRKPGSEAGRLALLHAVAHIELNAVDLHWDLIVRFSDVRMPLGFYDDWVRAADEESKHFNLMCNCLEDLGSYYGALPAHAGMWRAATDTQGDFMGRLAVVPMVLEARGLDVTPGMIKVFRQAELTDAVAALETIYSEEVGHVAYGSKWFHFLCGRHEMDPRDTFHDLVRRYFHSHLRPPFNEEKRAEAGMPPDFYWPLTEAAR from the coding sequence ATGACCACGCTGACTCAAATGGCGGTCGAGGTTCTGACCACCGCTGACGGGCGCGCCAAGACGGCGCTGTCGCGTGCCCATGCGCAGCGCTGGCAGGCGGCGCGGGGCCAAGGGCAGCCGCTGGCGCTGGGGGATGCCGCGCCGCCATCCTTCCCGGCCCGGCCGGACCGGCCCGAGTTGAAAGACCCGCGCGATGTACCCCATCGCAAGCCTGGATCCGAGGCCGGGCGCCTTGCGCTGCTGCATGCTGTCGCGCATATCGAGCTTAACGCAGTCGATCTGCACTGGGACCTGATCGTGCGGTTTTCGGATGTCAGGATGCCGCTGGGATTCTATGACGACTGGGTGCGCGCTGCGGATGAAGAATCCAAACATTTCAATCTGATGTGTAATTGCCTTGAAGACCTCGGCAGCTATTACGGGGCCCTGCCCGCCCATGCCGGTATGTGGCGCGCGGCCACGGACACTCAGGGGGATTTCATGGGCCGCCTTGCCGTTGTCCCGATGGTGTTAGAGGCGCGCGGGCTGGATGTGACGCCCGGTATGATCAAGGTGTTTCGCCAGGCCGAGCTGACCGATGCGGTCGCGGCGCTTGAAACGATTTACAGCGAAGAAGTCGGGCATGTGGCCTATGGCTCCAAATGGTTCCACTTTCTGTGTGGCCGGCACGAGATGGACCCCCGTGACACCTTCCACGATCTGGTGCGACGCTACTTCCACAGCCACCTGCGCCCGCCCTTCAACGAAGAAAAACGCGCCGAAGCCGGGATGCCGCCGGACTTCTACTGGCCCCTAACCGAAGCGGCGCGCTGA
- a CDS encoding peptidoglycan DD-metalloendopeptidase family protein, translated as MERAFPEQRLFLRSEGETRYLRFTPKIQLIALTGCALVLGWTIVATAILLMDSVGVGNVRDQVARDQLLYEKRLATMSQSRDARAEEARLAQERFNTALQQVSNMQSELLASEDRRRELETGIKVVQTALRRTILERDAAMAEGEMLSGLLTDDGTARTGTTSRTREIATTVDMLADLLDVTAAERDIESVESQAARSELEELLRKKRIENDRTDRIFAQLEEALTVSVQPLEKMFSSAGVNTDNLIEQVRRDYSGQGGPLAPLTFSTKGEAPDEMTLRANEILSSLDQINLYRLAVEKTPFMIPLTQSFRYTSGFGPRWGRMHSGTDFAGAHGSPIHATADGVVTHAGRAGAYGNLVKIQHAYSYETRYAHASKIYVKVGQRVSRGDRIAAMGNTGRSTGTHLHYEIRIGGKAINPMRYIKAARDVF; from the coding sequence CTGGAACGCGCCTTTCCCGAACAGCGCCTGTTTTTGCGATCGGAAGGGGAAACCCGTTACCTTCGCTTCACGCCTAAAATTCAGCTGATTGCGCTGACCGGCTGCGCGCTGGTGCTTGGCTGGACGATTGTTGCCACCGCAATCCTGTTGATGGATTCAGTCGGTGTCGGAAACGTTCGCGATCAGGTTGCCCGCGATCAGCTGCTTTATGAAAAGCGTCTGGCCACGATGAGCCAATCCCGCGACGCCCGCGCCGAAGAAGCGCGGCTGGCACAGGAACGGTTCAACACCGCTTTGCAGCAAGTCTCGAACATGCAGTCAGAGCTGCTGGCCAGTGAAGACCGCCGCCGTGAGTTGGAAACCGGGATCAAAGTTGTTCAGACTGCTCTGCGCCGGACCATTCTGGAACGTGACGCCGCGATGGCCGAAGGTGAGATGCTGTCGGGGCTGCTGACCGATGATGGCACGGCAAGAACCGGCACCACCAGCCGCACGCGCGAGATTGCGACAACCGTCGATATGCTGGCGGACCTGCTGGATGTCACCGCTGCCGAGCGTGATATCGAATCCGTCGAATCCCAGGCGGCGCGTTCGGAATTGGAAGAACTTCTGCGCAAAAAGCGGATCGAGAATGATCGCACGGACCGGATTTTTGCGCAGCTGGAAGAGGCGCTGACCGTATCGGTTCAACCGCTGGAGAAAATGTTCAGTTCCGCCGGGGTTAACACTGACAACCTGATCGAGCAGGTGCGCCGGGATTATTCCGGTCAGGGCGGGCCGCTGGCGCCGCTGACGTTTTCAACCAAGGGCGAGGCGCCCGATGAAATGACCCTGCGCGCCAATGAGATCCTGTCCAGTCTTGACCAGATCAACCTGTACCGGCTGGCGGTCGAAAAGACGCCGTTCATGATCCCGCTTACGCAGTCTTTCCGCTATACCTCGGGGTTTGGCCCGCGCTGGGGCCGGATGCATTCGGGAACTGACTTCGCAGGTGCGCACGGATCGCCCATTCATGCCACCGCTGACGGCGTCGTGACCCATGCCGGGCGCGCAGGCGCCTATGGGAACCTGGTGAAAATCCAACACGCATACAGTTACGAAACACGCTATGCGCATGCCTCGAAAATTTATGTGAAAGTCGGGCAGAGGGTCTCGCGCGGGGATCGTATCGCTGCTATGGGGAACACAGGCCGGTCGACCGGCACACACCTCCATTATGAAATTCGGATCGGCGGCAAGGCCATCAATCCAATGCGATATATCAAGGCAGCGCGAGATGTTTTCTAA
- a CDS encoding polymer-forming cytoskeletal protein — protein sequence MFSKNKSTNEGATPVDGPASGEGGPPPASIASEASPAALPATRGKPPASLLAADLTIVGNIKTSGDVQIEGKIEGDIRAHLLTIGESATIKGECLADDVVVHGRVIGKVRGLKVRLTATARVEGDIVHKTIAIESGAHFEGSVQRQDDPLNAAGKPRAIARATVES from the coding sequence ATGTTTTCTAAGAACAAATCCACCAACGAAGGTGCAACACCGGTCGATGGGCCGGCAAGCGGCGAAGGTGGGCCGCCACCTGCAAGCATCGCATCCGAAGCCTCGCCCGCAGCGCTTCCGGCGACGCGCGGCAAGCCGCCCGCATCGCTGCTGGCGGCGGATCTGACAATTGTCGGGAACATCAAGACATCAGGCGATGTTCAGATCGAGGGCAAGATCGAAGGCGACATCCGCGCCCATCTGCTGACCATCGGCGAAAGCGCCACGATCAAGGGTGAATGCCTGGCCGACGATGTGGTTGTGCATGGCCGGGTGATCGGAAAAGTGCGCGGTTTGAAAGTGCGCCTGACGGCCACGGCGCGGGTCGAAGGTGATATCGTTCACAAGACCATCGCGATCGAAAGCGGCGCGCATTTCGAAGGCTCGGTCCAGCGTCAGGATGATCCGCTGAACGCCGCGGGCAAGCCCCGCGCGATTGCGCGGGCGACGGTGGAAAGCTGA
- a CDS encoding DUF853 family protein, with amino-acid sequence MSDTIFIGGGGEEYRDPQGMLLEYANRHGLIAGATGTGKTVTLQILAESFSAQGVPVFLSDVKGDLSGLAEAGSAEFKLQEAFTSRAEKIGFTDYVYESFPVTFWDLFGDQGHPIRTTVAEMGPLRLARLMELTDAQEGILNIAFRVADDEGMPLLDLKDLRALLIWVGENKAELSLRYGNVSTSSIGAIQRQLLVLDNQGGTRLFGEPALEISDIFRTDTDGRGRISILASDKLMSSPRLYSTFLLWLLSELFEELPEVGDPEKPKLVFFFDEAHLLFDDAPKALVDKVEQVARLIRSKGVGVFFITQNPADVPEDILGQLGNRIQHALRAFTGRDQRNLARAAQTYRANPRFDVESAIREVGVGEAVTSMLERKGAPGVVERTLIRPPSSRLGPIEHSAREALIKTSPIAGKYEHLKDRESAFEILTARAEKAAKEAAEAEAREEEAEAAEAAEREYRTGRRYKGERVERSTSRRRMRKDDSFGGALAKVVVKELKGTTGRRIVRGIFGTLFKGR; translated from the coding sequence GTGTCTGACACAATTTTTATCGGTGGTGGCGGCGAAGAGTACCGTGATCCGCAGGGCATGTTGCTGGAATATGCCAACCGTCACGGCCTGATCGCAGGGGCGACCGGAACCGGCAAAACGGTGACGTTGCAAATCCTGGCCGAAAGCTTTTCGGCCCAGGGGGTTCCGGTGTTCCTGTCGGATGTGAAAGGCGATCTTTCCGGCCTGGCCGAGGCTGGCAGCGCTGAATTCAAGCTGCAGGAGGCCTTTACCAGCCGCGCCGAAAAAATCGGCTTCACCGACTATGTTTACGAATCCTTCCCGGTGACTTTCTGGGATCTGTTTGGCGATCAGGGTCACCCGATCCGCACCACGGTTGCCGAAATGGGGCCGCTGCGGCTGGCCCGCCTGATGGAATTGACGGACGCACAGGAAGGCATCCTGAACATCGCATTCCGCGTCGCCGACGACGAAGGCATGCCGCTGCTGGACCTCAAAGATCTGCGCGCACTGCTGATCTGGGTGGGCGAGAATAAGGCCGAGTTGAGCTTGCGTTACGGCAATGTCTCGACCAGTTCCATCGGCGCGATCCAGCGCCAATTGCTGGTGCTCGACAATCAGGGTGGCACCAGGTTGTTCGGGGAACCTGCGCTGGAAATCTCGGACATTTTCCGCACTGACACCGATGGGCGGGGCCGCATCTCGATCCTGGCGTCCGACAAGCTGATGTCGTCGCCGCGCCTCTATTCGACCTTCCTGCTGTGGCTGCTGAGTGAGCTGTTCGAGGAACTGCCCGAAGTCGGCGACCCCGAAAAACCCAAGCTGGTGTTCTTCTTTGACGAGGCGCACCTGCTGTTCGACGATGCCCCCAAGGCGCTGGTCGACAAGGTGGAACAGGTGGCGCGGCTGATCCGCTCTAAAGGGGTCGGGGTGTTCTTCATCACTCAGAACCCGGCGGACGTGCCTGAGGATATTCTGGGTCAGCTTGGCAACCGCATCCAGCATGCCCTGCGCGCCTTCACCGGGCGTGATCAACGCAACCTTGCGCGCGCAGCGCAGACCTATCGCGCCAATCCGCGCTTCGATGTGGAATCCGCCATTCGCGAGGTTGGCGTGGGCGAGGCTGTGACCTCGATGCTGGAACGAAAGGGCGCGCCCGGCGTCGTCGAACGCACGCTGATCCGCCCGCCGTCGTCGCGGCTGGGCCCGATCGAGCACTCGGCCCGTGAAGCGCTGATCAAGACGTCACCGATTGCCGGGAAATACGAACATCTGAAAGACCGCGAAAGCGCCTTCGAGATTCTGACAGCCCGCGCCGAAAAAGCCGCGAAAGAAGCGGCTGAGGCCGAAGCGCGAGAGGAGGAGGCCGAGGCGGCCGAGGCGGCCGAGCGCGAATACCGCACCGGGCGGCGCTATAAGGGAGAGCGGGTCGAGCGCTCCACCTCTCGCAGGCGAATGCGCAAGGACGACAGCTTTGGCGGGGCGCTGGCCAAGGTGGTCGTGAAAGAGCTGAAGGGAACCACCGGGCGGCGCATCGTGCGCGGCATCTTCGGAACGCTGTTCAAGGGACGATAG